The following proteins come from a genomic window of Nocardioides albertanoniae:
- the tkt gene encoding transketolase gives MSTQPSLEWTDLDRKAVDTVRTLAMDSVQKAGNGHPGTAMSLAPAAYLLFQKVMRHNPADTDWLGRDRFVLSVGHSSITHYIQLYLGGFGLEIGDLEALRQWQSLTPGHPERGHTRGIEVTTGPLGQGVANAVGIAMAQRRLRGLLDPNTPADKPSPFDHKTYVLASDGDLQEGVSAEASSIAGTQKLGNLTMIYDANRISIEGDTNVAFTESVAGRYEAYGWHVQEVDWTNGGSEYEEDVPELFDAINAAAEVTDKPSLIVLRTVIAWPAPNAQNTGAAHGSALGEEEVAATKKVLGFDPAKTFEVDPEVLAHTRKLIERGEAEEEAWRAEEAAWAEANPDGAKLLARLQAGELPDGVDDALPVFEADEKGIATRAASGKVINALAPVLPELWGGSADLAGSNNTTISDAPSFVPEERSTDEWKGDPYAGRVLHFGIREHGMGAILNGIVAHSPTRVFGGTFFQFSDYMRGAVRVGALSELPVIHVWTHDSIGLGEDGPTHQPVEHLAAVRAIPGLDVIRPADANETAAAWLEVLKHHDRPSALILTRQALPIVPREVDGFSGTEGVARGGYVLIDSPTDNVDVVLIGTGSEVQYAVAAREELAKEGIGARVVSLPCVEWFDAQDQDYRDSVIPPAVKARVSVEAGVKQGWREFVGDAGRIVSLDHFGASASGSLLFKEYGFTPEAVVTAAKESLAAANG, from the coding sequence GTGAGCACCCAACCTTCACTCGAGTGGACCGACCTGGACCGCAAGGCCGTGGACACGGTCCGCACCCTCGCCATGGACTCGGTCCAGAAGGCCGGCAACGGCCACCCCGGCACCGCGATGAGCCTGGCACCGGCGGCCTACCTCCTCTTCCAGAAGGTGATGCGCCACAACCCGGCCGACACCGACTGGCTGGGCCGTGACCGGTTCGTGCTCTCGGTCGGCCACTCCTCGATCACCCACTACATCCAGCTCTACCTCGGCGGCTTCGGCCTCGAGATCGGCGACCTCGAGGCCCTGCGCCAGTGGCAGTCGCTGACTCCGGGCCACCCCGAACGCGGCCACACCCGGGGCATCGAGGTGACCACCGGCCCGCTCGGCCAGGGCGTCGCCAACGCGGTCGGCATCGCCATGGCGCAGCGTCGGCTGCGCGGGCTGCTCGACCCCAACACCCCGGCCGACAAGCCCAGCCCGTTCGACCACAAGACCTACGTGCTGGCCAGCGACGGCGACCTGCAGGAGGGCGTCAGCGCCGAGGCGAGCTCGATCGCGGGCACCCAGAAGCTGGGCAACCTCACGATGATCTACGACGCCAACCGCATCTCGATCGAGGGCGACACCAACGTCGCGTTCACCGAGAGCGTCGCGGGCCGCTACGAGGCCTACGGCTGGCACGTGCAGGAGGTCGACTGGACCAATGGCGGCTCCGAGTACGAGGAGGACGTGCCGGAGCTGTTCGACGCGATCAACGCCGCCGCGGAGGTCACCGACAAGCCGTCGCTGATCGTGCTGCGTACGGTCATCGCCTGGCCGGCCCCCAACGCGCAGAACACCGGCGCCGCCCACGGCTCGGCCCTCGGCGAGGAGGAGGTCGCGGCGACCAAGAAGGTGCTGGGCTTCGACCCGGCCAAGACCTTCGAGGTCGACCCCGAGGTGCTCGCCCACACCCGCAAGCTCATCGAGCGCGGCGAGGCCGAGGAGGAGGCCTGGCGCGCCGAGGAGGCGGCGTGGGCCGAGGCCAACCCCGACGGCGCGAAGCTGCTGGCGCGGCTGCAGGCCGGCGAGCTGCCCGACGGCGTCGACGACGCGCTCCCGGTCTTCGAGGCCGACGAGAAGGGCATCGCCACCCGTGCCGCCTCCGGCAAGGTGATCAACGCGCTCGCCCCGGTGCTGCCCGAGCTGTGGGGCGGCTCGGCCGACCTCGCGGGCTCCAACAACACCACCATCTCCGACGCGCCCAGCTTCGTGCCCGAGGAGCGCTCCACCGACGAGTGGAAGGGCGACCCCTACGCCGGTCGCGTGCTCCACTTCGGCATCCGCGAGCACGGCATGGGGGCGATCCTCAACGGCATCGTGGCCCACTCCCCCACCCGGGTCTTCGGTGGCACGTTCTTCCAGTTCTCCGACTACATGCGTGGTGCCGTACGCGTCGGGGCGCTCTCCGAGCTGCCCGTGATCCACGTCTGGACCCACGACTCCATCGGCCTGGGCGAGGACGGCCCGACCCACCAGCCGGTCGAGCACCTCGCGGCCGTGCGGGCCATCCCCGGCCTCGACGTGATCCGCCCGGCCGATGCCAACGAGACCGCCGCCGCGTGGCTCGAGGTGCTCAAGCACCACGACCGCCCCTCGGCGCTCATCCTGACCCGTCAGGCGCTGCCGATCGTCCCGCGTGAGGTCGACGGGTTCAGTGGCACCGAGGGCGTGGCCAGGGGTGGCTACGTGCTCATCGACTCCCCCACCGACAACGTCGACGTGGTGCTGATCGGCACGGGCTCCGAGGTGCAGTACGCCGTCGCCGCCCGTGAGGAGCTGGCGAAGGAGGGAATCGGCGCGCGCGTCGTGTCGTTGCCCTGTGTGGAGTGGTTCGACGCCCAGGATCAGGACTACCGCGACTCGGTGATCCCGCCGGCGGTCAAGGCGCGCGTCAGCGTCGAGGCCGGCGTGAAGCAGGGCTGGCGGGAGTTCGTCGGCGACGCCGGCCGGATCGTGTCGCTCGACCACTTCGGCGCATCGGCGTCGGGTTCACTGCTGTTCAAGGAGTACGGCTTCACCCCCGAGGCGGTCGTCACGGCCGCCAAGGAGAGCCTCGCGGCCGCCAACGGCTGA
- a CDS encoding heme o synthase, with translation MTYVGQPVPDLDQRSDRASMRDVISAYVSLTKPRVIELLLLTTVPVMFFAAQGVPGVGLVAATVVGGIFSAGSASVFNCVYDRDIDEQMRRTRRRALPRHVVTPRAALIFGSALAVLSVLVLGFFVNWLSAGLSLAANAFYVFVYTMLLKRRTTQNIVWGGIAGCFPTLIGWTAVTNQVSWEPLILFMVVFFWTPPHTWALALRYREDYAQVDVPMLPVVKSARHVGGQIVAYSWVMVATSLLLWPIASTGWLYPAAAVVLGAVFLVQAHQLHGRAKGTEELSKIRPMQLFHSSNLYLSLLFVALAVDPLLR, from the coding sequence GTGACGTACGTCGGACAGCCGGTCCCTGACCTCGACCAGCGTAGCGACCGCGCGTCAATGCGCGATGTGATCTCGGCGTACGTGTCGCTGACCAAGCCCCGCGTGATCGAGCTGCTGCTGCTCACCACGGTGCCGGTGATGTTCTTCGCCGCCCAGGGTGTGCCGGGCGTCGGCCTGGTGGCGGCCACCGTCGTCGGTGGGATCTTCTCGGCCGGCTCGGCCTCGGTCTTCAACTGCGTCTACGACCGCGACATCGACGAGCAGATGCGGCGCACCCGGCGACGGGCGCTGCCGCGTCACGTGGTCACCCCGCGGGCGGCGCTGATCTTCGGCTCGGCGCTGGCGGTGCTGTCGGTGCTCGTGCTCGGGTTCTTCGTCAACTGGCTCTCGGCGGGCCTCTCGCTGGCCGCCAACGCGTTCTACGTCTTCGTCTACACGATGCTGCTCAAGCGGCGTACGACGCAGAACATCGTCTGGGGCGGCATCGCCGGCTGCTTCCCGACCCTGATCGGCTGGACCGCGGTCACCAACCAGGTCTCCTGGGAACCGCTGATCCTGTTCATGGTCGTCTTCTTCTGGACGCCGCCGCACACCTGGGCCCTGGCGCTGCGCTACCGCGAGGACTACGCGCAGGTCGACGTGCCGATGCTGCCGGTCGTGAAGTCGGCCCGCCACGTCGGCGGTCAGATCGTGGCCTACTCCTGGGTGATGGTCGCCACCTCGCTGTTGCTGTGGCCGATCGCCTCCACCGGCTGGCTCTACCCGGCCGCCGCCGTCGTGCTCGGCGCCGTCTTCCTCGTCCAGGCCCACCAGCTGCACGGTCGGGCCAAGGGCACAGAGGAGCTCTCCAAGATCCGCCCGATGCAGCTCTTCCACTCGAGCAACCTCTACCTCAGCCTGCTCTTCGTCGCGCTCGCGGTCGATCCGCTGCTGCGCTGA
- a CDS encoding COX15/CtaA family protein — translation MTSTEPATDPTPEPASAATRVIAWLRAHLFGLAVANLVANIGIVVTGGVVRLTGSGLGCPTWPKCTEESYVAHEALGINGVIEFGNRLLTYVLAAIAITVVVAAWNRRGVIRRLAIIVALGIPFQGVIGGITVLTDLNPYVVALHLLLSMGMVGLCVWILDEIRSPVREAAPRSARTAAVVTFVVGWFALWLGTVVTGSGPHSGDLESRRTGLDPALMSHIHAYAVYALVAATLVTLWLGRRNAYVRSVAITLLVVELAQGLIGWVQYLTDLPVLLVGFHMVGAALISAGVARLVCSVRARA, via the coding sequence ATGACCTCCACCGAGCCGGCCACCGACCCGACCCCCGAGCCTGCCTCGGCCGCCACCAGGGTGATCGCCTGGCTCCGGGCCCACCTGTTCGGCCTGGCGGTCGCCAACCTGGTCGCCAACATCGGCATCGTCGTGACCGGCGGTGTCGTACGCCTGACCGGGTCCGGGCTCGGCTGCCCGACCTGGCCCAAGTGCACCGAGGAGTCCTACGTGGCTCACGAGGCGCTCGGGATCAACGGTGTCATCGAGTTCGGCAACCGGCTGCTCACCTATGTGCTGGCCGCGATCGCCATCACCGTCGTGGTCGCCGCGTGGAACCGTCGGGGCGTGATCCGCCGCCTGGCGATCATCGTCGCCCTCGGCATCCCGTTCCAGGGCGTGATCGGCGGGATCACCGTGCTCACCGACCTCAACCCGTACGTCGTCGCCCTCCATCTGCTGCTGTCGATGGGGATGGTCGGCCTGTGCGTCTGGATTCTCGACGAGATCCGCTCCCCGGTGCGTGAAGCGGCTCCTCGCAGCGCCCGGACGGCAGCGGTGGTCACCTTCGTGGTCGGCTGGTTCGCCCTCTGGCTCGGCACGGTCGTGACCGGCTCGGGCCCGCACTCCGGCGACCTCGAGTCGCGCCGCACCGGCCTCGACCCGGCGCTGATGTCCCACATCCACGCGTACGCCGTCTACGCGCTCGTCGCCGCCACCCTGGTCACGCTGTGGCTGGGCCGCAGGAACGCCTACGTCCGGAGCGTCGCCATCACCCTGCTGGTCGTCGAGCTCGCCCAGGGTCTGATCGGGTGGGTGCAGTACCTCACCGACCTCCCGGTGCTCCTGGTCGGCTTCCACATGGTCGGCGCCGCGCTGATCTCAGCCGGCGTGGCCCGGCTGGTCTGCTCGGTGCGCGCCCGGGCCTGA
- a CDS encoding ABC transporter permease, whose product MSEVATGTFTPRPGGAPVHKQVVAQALMEARLMLRNGEQLLLAVVIPVMVLIGGVTAGNAIDLDLGTDRPLVDILTPGVLALAIMSTSFTSLAIATGFERRYGVIKRLGASPLPRIGLLAGKVLALGCVQLVQLFVIGGVGQILGWTPAAGFGTVLAFFLAIAMGTLAFAALGLFVAGVLRAEATLAAANLIYLLLLAGGAVALPLTAYGAYGDVARWLPSGALGESVRTAFLDGAPAWRDLGVLLIWALLGSTLTARTFKWE is encoded by the coding sequence ATGTCTGAGGTGGCGACCGGCACCTTCACTCCCAGGCCCGGCGGCGCGCCGGTGCACAAGCAGGTCGTCGCGCAGGCACTGATGGAAGCCAGGCTGATGCTCCGCAACGGGGAGCAGCTCCTCCTGGCCGTCGTGATCCCGGTGATGGTGCTGATCGGCGGCGTCACAGCCGGCAACGCGATCGATCTCGACCTCGGCACCGACCGCCCGCTCGTCGACATCCTGACCCCAGGGGTGCTCGCCCTCGCGATCATGTCGACGAGCTTCACCAGCCTCGCGATCGCCACCGGCTTCGAGCGACGCTACGGCGTGATCAAGCGCCTGGGCGCCTCACCGCTGCCCCGTATCGGCCTCCTCGCCGGCAAGGTGCTCGCGCTGGGCTGCGTACAGCTCGTGCAGCTCTTCGTCATCGGCGGCGTCGGTCAGATCCTCGGCTGGACGCCGGCGGCGGGTTTCGGCACGGTGCTCGCCTTCTTCCTCGCCATCGCGATGGGCACGCTGGCCTTCGCCGCCCTCGGCCTCTTCGTCGCCGGGGTGCTGCGCGCCGAGGCCACCCTGGCCGCGGCCAACCTGATCTACCTGCTCCTGCTCGCCGGGGGTGCGGTCGCGCTGCCGCTGACCGCCTACGGCGCCTACGGCGACGTCGCCCGCTGGCTGCCGTCGGGCGCGCTGGGAGAGTCGGTGCGCACCGCCTTCCTCGACGGCGCCCCGGCCTGGCGCGACCTCGGCGTGCTCCTGATCTGGGCCCTGCTGGGCTCCACCCTCACAGCTAGGACCTTCAAGTGGGAATGA
- a CDS encoding ABC transporter ATP-binding protein, with protein sequence MHSPAVEVRDLRMTYGDKTAVDGLTLSVATGSITAVLGPNGAGKTTTLETCEGYRRPQQGTVRVLGLDPIADRKQLLPRIGVMLQGQGAWSGVRAMEMLRHISRLHADPLDIDYLADRLGLAECGRTPYRRLSGGQQQRLGLAMALVGRPELVFVDEPTAGMDPQGRRTTWDLMRELRADGVTVVLTTHYLEEAEELADQVHIIDHGRMIASGTPLELTRGSGAGMSATAMIRLVVTKPFPPGASESLRAALGEDTEVTLLDERSMRVSGKADPTTLAKVSRWCEDNDVLPESLTLGRRSLEDVFLDLTGEKLEHV encoded by the coding sequence GTGCACTCCCCCGCTGTCGAGGTCCGCGACCTGCGTATGACCTACGGCGACAAGACGGCCGTCGACGGACTCACCCTGAGCGTCGCGACGGGCTCGATCACGGCCGTGCTCGGGCCCAACGGCGCCGGGAAGACGACCACGCTGGAGACCTGCGAGGGCTATCGCAGGCCGCAGCAGGGCACGGTGCGCGTGCTTGGGCTCGACCCGATCGCCGACCGCAAGCAGCTGCTGCCCCGCATCGGCGTGATGCTGCAGGGGCAGGGAGCCTGGAGCGGCGTACGCGCCATGGAGATGCTCCGTCACATCTCACGCCTGCACGCCGACCCGCTCGACATCGACTACCTCGCCGACCGGCTGGGGCTGGCCGAGTGTGGCCGCACCCCCTATCGGCGGCTCTCGGGTGGACAGCAGCAGCGCCTCGGGCTGGCGATGGCGCTGGTGGGGCGCCCCGAGCTGGTCTTCGTCGACGAGCCGACCGCGGGGATGGACCCGCAGGGCAGGCGTACGACCTGGGACCTGATGCGCGAGCTGCGCGCCGACGGCGTGACCGTCGTGCTGACCACCCACTACCTCGAAGAGGCAGAGGAGCTGGCCGACCAGGTGCACATCATCGACCACGGACGGATGATCGCCTCGGGCACGCCGCTGGAGCTGACCAGAGGATCGGGCGCCGGGATGAGCGCGACCGCCATGATCCGCCTCGTCGTCACCAAGCCGTTCCCGCCCGGCGCGAGCGAGTCGCTGCGCGCCGCGCTCGGTGAGGACACCGAGGTGACGCTGCTCGACGAGCGCTCCATGCGGGTCAGCGGCAAGGCCGATCCGACCACGCTCGCCAAGGTCTCGCGCTGGTGCGAGGACAACGATGTGCTGCCGGAGTCGTTGACCCTGGGCCGCAGAAGCCTCGAGGACGTCTTCCTCGACCTCACCGGAGAGAAGCTCGAGCATGTCTGA
- a CDS encoding PPOX class F420-dependent oxidoreductase gives MARTIATNTTVDLEELLEFVRPRHQMILVTTRADGSPQLSPVTGGVDDHGRIVIATYPERAKTRNARARAQVSVMVLSEEWNGAWVQIDGDAEVLDASAGSEALDAFVTYFRNISGEHSDWDEYRQAMVDQDKSLLRITPNRWGPIATGGFPARLA, from the coding sequence ATGGCACGCACGATCGCGACGAACACGACCGTCGATCTCGAGGAGCTCCTGGAGTTCGTACGGCCCCGCCACCAGATGATCCTGGTGACCACCCGGGCCGACGGGTCCCCGCAGCTCTCGCCGGTCACCGGCGGCGTCGACGACCACGGCCGGATCGTGATCGCGACCTACCCCGAGCGTGCCAAGACCCGCAATGCCCGCGCGCGTGCGCAGGTCAGCGTCATGGTCCTCTCCGAGGAGTGGAACGGCGCCTGGGTCCAGATCGACGGCGACGCCGAGGTGCTCGACGCCTCCGCCGGCTCCGAGGCGTTGGACGCCTTCGTCACCTACTTCCGCAACATCTCCGGCGAGCACTCCGACTGGGACGAATACCGCCAGGCCATGGTCGACCAGGACAAGTCGCTCCTCCGGATCACCCCGAACCGCTGGGGCCCCATCGCCACCGGTGGCTTCCCTGCTCGCCTCGCCTGA
- a CDS encoding methyltransferase domain-containing protein yields MTVDDPTDWETAYVRGTTGWDLGAPLAYIEEDITLFGEPGTAFAPGAGRGHDAAGLSAAGWRTTVVDVSPTAAAHAAEHYPDLTYVVGDALDVDVVLEATGGPVDLMWDHTFFCALPPAWRGRVGDLARAVVRPGGRVASGVFPIDRPSEEAGPPWTYVPEDMTRALGPDFDLLHLSEPRRLNSRLPWSHRLGIWQRR; encoded by the coding sequence ATGACAGTCGACGACCCCACGGACTGGGAGACCGCGTACGTCCGAGGAACGACCGGCTGGGATCTCGGTGCCCCCCTGGCCTACATCGAGGAGGACATCACGCTGTTCGGCGAGCCCGGAACCGCCTTCGCGCCCGGCGCCGGCCGGGGGCACGATGCGGCGGGGTTGAGCGCTGCCGGATGGCGTACGACGGTGGTCGATGTCTCGCCCACGGCAGCCGCCCACGCGGCGGAGCACTACCCGGACCTCACCTATGTAGTCGGCGACGCGCTCGACGTCGACGTCGTCCTGGAGGCGACCGGCGGGCCTGTCGACCTGATGTGGGACCATACCTTCTTCTGCGCATTGCCGCCGGCATGGCGCGGCCGCGTCGGCGACCTGGCCCGCGCGGTCGTACGCCCCGGCGGACGGGTCGCTTCGGGGGTCTTCCCCATCGACCGTCCGAGCGAGGAGGCGGGTCCGCCATGGACGTACGTCCCCGAGGACATGACCCGCGCCCTCGGCCCCGACTTCGACCTGCTCCACCTCTCCGAGCCGCGCCGACTGAACTCACGGCTGCCGTGGAGCCACCGCCTCGGGATCTGGCAGCGCCGCTGA
- a CDS encoding helix-turn-helix transcriptional regulator codes for MKFDETTLQPAETSEESTRQRVARSLLVDGPQTAVALAKRLDLTPAAVRRHLDALAEEDVVEQREPRTASTRGRGRPAKLFALTDQGRDGFEKKYDDLALEALRFVSEVAGEEGVREFAERRAAFIKQGLERIAAGETDLGPAQVLADVFTANGYAASVRELPLINGHDAGEQLCQQHCPVAHVAQEFPELCEAETEAIAELLGTHVQRLATIAHGDGVCTTHIPPGSSGSGEVSKKKEQVTT; via the coding sequence GTGAAATTCGACGAGACCACTCTGCAGCCCGCAGAGACCAGCGAGGAGAGCACCCGCCAGCGGGTGGCTCGATCGCTGCTCGTCGACGGTCCGCAGACGGCTGTGGCACTGGCCAAGAGGCTCGACCTCACCCCTGCCGCGGTCAGGCGCCACCTCGACGCTCTTGCCGAGGAGGACGTGGTGGAGCAGCGCGAGCCGCGCACCGCGTCCACCCGTGGGCGGGGCCGGCCGGCCAAGCTCTTCGCTCTCACCGACCAGGGCCGCGACGGCTTCGAGAAGAAGTACGACGACCTGGCGCTCGAGGCGCTGCGCTTCGTCTCCGAGGTGGCAGGCGAGGAGGGCGTTCGGGAATTCGCCGAGCGCCGCGCGGCGTTCATCAAGCAGGGGCTGGAGCGGATCGCCGCCGGCGAGACGGATCTCGGGCCCGCGCAGGTGCTTGCGGACGTGTTCACGGCCAATGGTTATGCGGCTTCCGTCAGGGAGCTTCCGCTGATCAACGGCCATGACGCCGGCGAGCAGCTGTGTCAGCAGCACTGCCCGGTCGCTCATGTCGCCCAGGAGTTCCCCGAGCTCTGCGAGGCGGAGACAGAGGCCATCGCCGAGCTGCTCGGCACACACGTACAACGCTTGGCCACCATCGCTCACGGCGACGGTGTCTGCACGACGCACATCCCTCCCGGATCCTCCGGGTCCGGCGAAGTTTCGAAGAAGAAGGAGCAGGTCACGACATGA
- the sufB gene encoding Fe-S cluster assembly protein SufB yields the protein MTSIEELNPELKGIGKYEFGWSDSDAAGAAAQRGLNDAVVRDISEKKSEPQWMLDLRLKGLKLFGRKPMPTWGSDLSTIDFDNIKYFVRSSEKQATSWEDLPEDIKNTYDKLGIPEAEKQRLVAGVAAQYESEVVYHSIREDLEAQGVLFLDTDTALKEHPEIFQEYFGTVIPVGDNKFAALNTAVWSGGSFIYVPKGVHVDIPLQAYFRINTENMGQFERTLIIADEGSYVHYVEGCTAPIYQSDSLHSAVVEIVVKKNARVRYTTIQNWSNNVYNLVTKRATCEEGATMEWVDGNIGSKVTMKYPAVYLMGEHAKGETLSIAFAGEGQHQDAGAKMVHAAPNTSSSILSKSVARGGGRTSYRGLIQVNEGAHGSKSNVLCDALLVDQISRSDTYPYVDIREDDVSMGHEASVSKVSDDQLFYLMSRGMAEDEAMAMIVRGFVEPIAKELPMEYALELNRLIELQMEGAVG from the coding sequence ATGACCTCCATCGAGGAGCTCAACCCCGAGCTGAAGGGCATCGGCAAGTACGAGTTCGGCTGGTCCGACTCCGACGCCGCCGGTGCCGCAGCGCAGCGCGGTCTCAACGACGCTGTCGTGCGCGACATCTCCGAGAAGAAGTCGGAGCCGCAGTGGATGCTCGACCTGCGCCTGAAGGGCCTCAAGCTCTTCGGCCGCAAGCCGATGCCCACCTGGGGCTCGGACCTGTCGACCATCGACTTCGACAACATCAAATACTTCGTGCGTTCCTCCGAGAAGCAGGCGACCTCCTGGGAGGACCTGCCCGAGGACATCAAGAACACCTACGACAAGCTCGGCATCCCCGAGGCGGAGAAGCAGCGCCTCGTCGCCGGTGTCGCGGCTCAGTACGAGTCGGAGGTCGTCTACCACTCGATCCGCGAGGACCTCGAGGCCCAGGGCGTGCTCTTCCTCGACACCGACACCGCGCTCAAGGAGCACCCGGAGATCTTCCAGGAGTACTTCGGCACGGTGATCCCGGTCGGCGACAACAAGTTCGCCGCGCTCAACACCGCCGTGTGGTCGGGTGGCTCCTTCATCTACGTGCCCAAGGGCGTCCACGTCGACATCCCGCTGCAGGCCTACTTCCGGATCAACACCGAGAACATGGGCCAGTTCGAGCGCACGCTGATCATCGCCGACGAGGGCTCCTACGTCCACTACGTCGAGGGCTGCACGGCGCCGATCTACCAGTCCGACTCGCTGCACTCCGCGGTCGTCGAGATCGTCGTGAAGAAGAACGCCCGCGTTCGCTACACGACCATTCAGAACTGGTCCAACAACGTCTACAACCTCGTCACCAAGCGCGCCACCTGCGAGGAGGGCGCGACCATGGAGTGGGTCGACGGCAACATCGGCTCCAAGGTGACGATGAAGTACCCGGCGGTCTACCTGATGGGTGAGCACGCCAAGGGTGAGACGCTCTCCATCGCCTTCGCCGGCGAGGGCCAGCACCAGGACGCGGGCGCCAAGATGGTGCACGCCGCCCCCAACACCTCCTCGTCGATCCTGTCGAAGTCGGTGGCCCGTGGCGGTGGCCGCACCTCCTACCGTGGCCTGATCCAGGTCAACGAGGGCGCCCACGGCTCGAAGTCCAACGTGCTCTGCGACGCGCTCCTGGTCGACCAGATCTCGCGCTCGGACACCTACCCCTACGTCGACATCCGTGAGGACGACGTCTCGATGGGCCACGAGGCCTCGGTCTCGAAGGTCTCCGACGACCAGCTGTTCTACCTGATGTCGCGCGGCATGGCCGAGGACGAGGCGATGGCGATGATCGTGCGCGGCTTCGTCGAGCCGATCGCCAAGGAGCTCCCGATGGAGTACGCCCTCGAGCTCAACCGCCTGATCGAACTGCAGATGGAAGGAGCCGTCGGCTGA
- the sufD gene encoding Fe-S cluster assembly protein SufD, which yields MTAVADALEMNKVESHLHPEGSFDVDAHEVPKGREEIWRFTPLKRLHGIHNDAPFADGATKVEVEAADGVSVETVAADSDVRGASGLVPTDRVSARAWAASTGATLVRVPTDTVVDGATVIRHHGTGSETAGAGHAVIVAEKFSKATVALIFEGSAVIADNIEIVVEDGADLTVVSVQDWADDAVHLSTQHAKVGRDANLKHVSVSFGGDVVRHDLSAEYAGPGGSVEALGLYFADAGQHIEHRLFVDHTAPKTKSNVVYKGALQGDKAHAVWIGNVLIRKEAEGIETYEENRNLILTDGAWADSVPNLEIETGEIEGAGHASAVGRFDDEQLFYLQSRGVSETEAKRLVVHGFFNDLIRHIGVPELEDKLTTTVEAELAKNINSLITKDNA from the coding sequence ATGACGGCAGTAGCTGATGCTCTCGAGATGAACAAGGTCGAGAGCCACCTCCACCCGGAGGGAAGTTTCGACGTCGACGCCCACGAGGTGCCGAAGGGTCGCGAGGAGATCTGGCGGTTCACCCCGCTCAAGCGCCTCCACGGCATCCACAACGACGCCCCGTTCGCCGACGGTGCGACCAAGGTGGAGGTCGAGGCGGCCGACGGCGTGAGCGTCGAGACCGTGGCAGCCGACAGCGACGTACGCGGCGCTTCGGGTCTGGTTCCGACCGACCGCGTCTCGGCGCGGGCCTGGGCGGCCAGCACCGGCGCGACCCTCGTGCGGGTGCCGACCGACACCGTCGTCGACGGTGCCACGGTGATCCGTCACCACGGCACCGGCTCGGAGACCGCCGGCGCAGGCCACGCGGTCATCGTCGCGGAGAAGTTCTCCAAGGCCACCGTCGCGCTGATCTTCGAGGGCTCGGCCGTGATCGCCGACAACATCGAGATCGTCGTCGAGGACGGCGCCGACCTCACCGTCGTCTCGGTGCAGGACTGGGCCGACGACGCCGTGCACCTCTCCACCCAGCACGCCAAGGTCGGCCGCGACGCCAACCTGAAGCACGTCTCGGTGAGCTTCGGCGGTGACGTGGTGCGCCACGACCTGAGCGCCGAGTACGCCGGTCCGGGTGGCTCGGTGGAGGCCCTGGGTCTCTACTTCGCCGACGCCGGTCAGCACATCGAGCACCGTCTCTTCGTCGACCACACCGCGCCGAAGACCAAGTCCAACGTGGTCTACAAGGGTGCGTTGCAGGGCGACAAGGCCCACGCGGTCTGGATCGGCAACGTGCTGATCCGCAAGGAGGCCGAGGGCATCGAGACCTATGAGGAGAACCGCAACCTCATCCTCACCGATGGTGCCTGGGCCGACTCCGTGCCCAACCTGGAGATCGAGACCGGCGAGATCGAGGGCGCGGGCCACGCGTCTGCGGTCGGCCGGTTCGACGACGAGCAGCTCTTCTACCTGCAGAGCCGCGGCGTCTCCGAGACCGAGGCCAAGCGCCTGGTCGTGCACGGTTTCTTCAACGACCTCATCCGCCACATCGGTGTGCCCGAGCTCGAGGACAAGCTGACCACCACGGTCGAGGCCGAGCTCGCCAAGAACATCAACTCTCTGATTACGAAGGACAACGCATGA